GCTGAAGCCGGAGAGCGGCGAAGGCGAAGTGCTCGGCTTCAACGTGCTGAGCGAGAGCCTGAAGATCAAAGAACGCGTCGGCTACATGACGCAGAAGTTTTCGCTCTACGAAGATTTATCGATCCGCGAGAATTTGGAATTCATCGCGCGACTCTATGGTTTGGATCAACGTGCGGAGCGCGTGGACCAGGCGCTTGAGGATTTGGGTTTAGCCGAACGCCAAGCGCAGCTTGCAGGTAAGCTCTCGGGCGGTTGGAAACAACGGCTGGCGCTTGCGGCGTGCATGATCCATGAGCCGGAATTACTGCTGCTGGATGAACCGACGGCGGGCGTCGATCCGAAAGCCCGGCGCGATTTCTGGGACGCAATCCGACGCTACTCAGCGCAAGGCGTCACGACGCTCGTGAGCACGCATTACATGGACGAGGCCGTGCAGTGCGATTCCATCGCATACATCGCTTACGGCAAGAAATTGCTCGACGCGCCGACTGCGGCGATCCCGAAACAGATTGGTCTCTATGGCTGGCGCATCGCGGGGCGGCCCTTGCTTGAAGCGCAACAGATGCTGGAAGCGTCCGAGGGCGTCGACATCGTTGCGCGCTTTGGCGCGGAGATCCATGCGTGCGGGAAAGATGCAGCCGCACTCGAACGCGCGGTGCGTGCGGTGAAACAAACGCAACCGCATGTCGAGATCGCGCGGATCGAAGCCGGGTTCGAGGAGATTTTCATCTATCTCATGTCCGGCGCGCTGGACAATTTCCAATGAAGGCGCCGACGCTCCCCAATCTGCTCGATCTCTCCTGGGCGCGCGTGTTTGCTGTGTTCCTGAAGGAGCTGGTGCAGATGCGGCGCGACCGACCCACGTTTGCGATCATGATCATGATGCCGATCATGCAGCTCGTTCTGTTCGGCTACGCGATCAACACCGATCCGCGCCACCTGCCCGCCGTCGTTGAGATGCGTGAGGACGGTCCGATGACGCGCGCGTTCCTGGCGTCGCTGAGCGCTTCGACCTTCGTGGATATTGTCGCGATCGCGCGGACGTCCGAAGAAGGCGAAGCGATGCTGCGCTCGGGTGAGGCGAATTTTCTGATCTCAATTCCGGAAGGCTTCGAGCGGCGCTTGGTACGGGGCGAGCGGCCACAAATTCTGATTGCGGCGGATGCGAGCGATCCGGTTGCGGCTGGCGGCGCGTTGGGCGCGATCGAGCGCGTGGCGCAGCAGGCATTCGCGCCGGAATTTGAAGGCGCCCTCTCCTATCTCGCGCAAGGACCGCCGCCGTATGAGATCGTGGTGCATCGTCGTTACAATCCGGCGGGCGTGACCGCGTTTAACATCGTGCCGGCGTTGCTGGGCGTTATTCTCACCATGACGATGGTGATGATCACGTCGATCGCGCTCACGCGCGAGACCGAGCGCGGCACGATGGAGAATCTGCTGGCGACGCCGGTGCGACCGCTGGAAGTGATGATAGGCAAGACCACGCCTTATGTGGGCGTTGGCGCGATCCAAGTCGCAATCGTACTGATCGTCGCGACGTTGCTGTTCAAGATTCCGTTCACTGGCTCGTTCTTGGCGTTCCTGATCGCGGTGACGCTCTTCATCCTCGCCAATCTGATGCTGGGCTATCTCATTTCCACCGTCGCGCGCACGCAAATGCAGGCGATGCAGATGACGTTCTTCATCTTCCTGCCGTCGATCCTGCTTTCGGGCTTCATGTTTCCATTCGCGGCGATGCCGGTGTGGGCGCGCGCGATTGGCGAAGCGCTGCCGATCACACATTTCCTGCGTATCGTGCGTGAGGTTGTGCTGAAGGAAGCGGGCCTCGCCGACATCTGGAGCGATCTCTGGCCGCTGGCTGTGATCTTGTTGGTGCTGGGCTCTCTGGCTCTGATGCGCTTCCGGCGGACGCTGGATTAGAAAGCGCGCAGCACTTTTGGCCGCGTGGAGCATATGCTTCACACGGTTGAGTCTGGACCGCCGGCGCCCTTGCCGGCATCGGCGATGGAGTGCGCAATTGTTTGACGATTGGGCGCGCGGAGAGATGCCGGCGAGGGCGCCGGCGGTCCGAAGGGTGGGATAGAGCGACACTCTATCCCCGCATTTAGCGTCCAGTGTGGAACACGGCGAGTTTGTTGCCGTCGAGGTCGCGGAAATAGGCGAACTCGCCGAAGGCGCCGCGCGGACCAGGTTCGCCTTCGCACGTGCCGCCGAGTTCGAGTGCTTTGCCGTGAATGCGGGCGACGTCTTCCTTGCTATCGACGGCGATGGCGAGCATGGCGCCGTTGCCGTGCGTGGCGGGCTGCCCGTTGTAGGGGCGCGTGATCATGATCATGGCGCCGCTGGCAAGACGGTACATGAGGCCGTGCGGCGTTGGCATTGGGCGCTTACCGCCCATTTCGCCGAGCAACGCATCATAGAACGCGGTTGCGCGGTCGAAATCGTTCGCGCCTAGGCAGACATAACCAACGCTGGCCATCGTGCTTCACTCCCCTTGTCGCCGCTTGATGCGGGCTTGGGCGGAGTCATCGGGCCCCGGCGCGCGGGCGTCAAGAATGACGCGGCGTCTGCTTATCGTATGTAATTGACACGATTTGGCGCCAGGTGAAGCAACCACCCGGTAGGGCTTTTCGTTACAATACCGAGTCGCGACACACCTGATCTTGTTCAAGAAACCGCCCCCGCCGCCTGTCGACCTGAACGCCCGCATTCGCGGTGCGGTCAGCCGGCCTGCGCAGCCCTCAACGCCCGCACCGCCGCCGCCGTCTCGCCGTAAGGAGCGCGCCGAGCGCGATAAGGTTTTTCGTCAGGCGACCCTGGTGTTCAGCGACGGCCACCGCTTCACCGTGGTGGTGAAGGATGTGAGCGCCACCGGCGCGCGCGTGGAATTCTTCCAGCACATCACGCTGCCGCCCGAGGTGCAGTTTCTGGAAGCGACGATGCGCCTGCGCAAACGCGCGCGCGTGGTCTGGCAACAAGACGGCGGCGCGGGTTTGGAGTTTTTGGATTAAGCATTATCCGGTGATGGCGAGCGCGGCCGTCGCCTGCATGCCGATATTCTGGACGATCGGGTCCGCGTGGCGATGCACCAGCTCCCATTCCGCGCCGCTGCGCCGATAGATTTGCGTCACACGCAGTGACCAATCCTGCTCCGGCAATCCGGCGACGATGGCGCGCTGGCGTTCGATGAAGACAAGCACCGCCATGTCGCGCGAAGCGTAGCTCTCTACGAGCTCGAACGTGGCCACGCCGTGCGTAAACGTGCGCGCAAGTTGATCGAGATGCGCGTCGCTAGGGTCGAAGCCGCGGCTGACGCCGCCGAGCGGCTGCATCAAAGTAAAGTCCGGCGCGATCGGGCCGACGATTTCGAGCCATCGATGCATATCGCCATTGATGAAGGCCTCATTGCCCGCTTCGGCGCGTGCGGCGAGTTGTGCAATTAACGCCTCGTCCGTGCGCGCTTGGCGGGCGCACCCGGCGAGCGGCAGGAACACGGCCGCCACGAAGGCAAAAAGGCGGGAAAGCGAGAGGATTGAGTTGGGCAATTGAGGTTCTCCGTCTACCCAGGCGCTATCGCTCTTTTGCTATGCTGCATCCAATGATACGATTTCAGCTATATGCTGAATGATACCGATCTCTCTCGGGCGGACCTGAACCTCTTGGTGCTGTTCGAAACGGTGATGCGCGAGCGCCATGTGGGGCGTGCGGCGGAGCGGCTGAACCTCTCCGCGTCCGCCGTGAGCCATGGCCTCGGGCGCTTGCGCGTGCTGCTGAACGATCCGCTCTTTATCAAGAACCCACGCGGCGTGACGCCCAGCGATCGCGCGTTAGAGCTTGAGCCGGCGATCGCGGACATTCTGGCGCGCGTGCGCGGCGTGGTGCAGACGGCCGCACCTTTTGACCCGCACACATCGACGCGCAGCTTCACGATTGCGGCGCCGGACGGCGTGTCGGCGGTGTTTCTGCCCGCATTGATGGCGAAGCTCGGACGGATTGCGCCAAGGGTGGACGTGCGCGTACGCCAATTGTTGCCGCGACAGGGAGAAACCGCACCCGAACTCGCATGGCGCGACGCGTTCGCTGAGCTTGATACGCGCGCGATGGATTTCGCCGTAGCGCCGCTGGACGCCGCGCCGCCGCGCTTCAGCATCGCGCCGCTCTTTAGCGAAGATTTCGTGATCGCAGCGCGCGCTGGTCATGCATGGTTGGCGAAACCAACGCTGACGGGCTTTCGCGATGCGCAGCACCTGGTCGTGTCGAGCACCGGTGATCCGAAGGGTTTCGTCGATGCGATGCTGGAAGACCGCGGCATGGTGCGCCGTGTGGCGCTGACGGCGCCAAATTTCATGCTGGCGTTGGCCCTGTTGGCCGAGACGAACCTGATCGCCGCGGTGCCGCGGCGCTTCTTCGAGCTGCACGGCAAGCGCTTCAAGCTCGCAAGCGCCAAACCGCCGCTCCCACTACCGCGCTTCACGCTGAACATGATCGCGCCAAAGCCCGCGCTGCAGGATGCGGGATTGGCTTGGCTGATGGAGATGCTGAAGGACGCGGCCGGCTAGAAGCCGGCCGCCAATCCTCAATACACCCGCTTCTTCGGCGGGATGCTTTCGATTTCGTTGGTCATCGTGTTGGAGTGGACCGGGCGGAAGTCGATGCGGGTGGCGCCGGTGTCGAGATCGAGCCAGGCGAGCGTGTGCTTCATCCAGTCATTGTCGTCGCGCTCGGGAAAATCTTCGCGGGCGTGGGCGCCGCGTGACTCGGTGCGGTTGGCGGCGCCGTTCACAGTGACGATGGCTTGGCCGATGAGATTGTCGAACTCGAGCGTTTCGACCAGATCCGTGTTCCAGATCATCGAGCGATCGGTGACGGCGATGTCCGGCGCTTCTTTCCAGATCGCGGCCATGCGTTGCACGCCTTCGGCGAGCACCGGGCCAGTGCGATAGACGGCGCACGTATCCTGCATCGTGCGCTGCATTTTCTCGCGCAGCTTGGCCGTGGGCGTGCCGCCCTTGGCGTTGCGGAATTTGTCGAAGCGCGCGAGGTGCTTGTCGCTCTGGCCCTTCGGCAATTCGGGTTGCGTGGCGTTAGCTTGCAGCTTCTCGCCGCAGCGCAGACCGACAGCGCGGCCGAATACGACCAGATCGATCAGCGAGTTCGAGCCCAAACGATTGGCGCCGTGCACCGACACGCACGCCGCTTCGCCGACGGCCATGAGGCCCGGCACAACCGAATCCGGATCGCCGCCGACTTTGGTGAGCACTTCGCCGTGATAATTCGTCGGGATGCCGCCCATATTGTAATGGACGGTCGGCAGCACCGGGATAGGCGCGCGCGTGACATCGACGCCAGCGAACACTTTCGCGCTTTCGGAAATGCCCGGCAGGCGTTCGTGCAGCAGCTTCGGATCGAGGTGGTCGAGATGCAGGAAGATGTGATCCTTGTTCGGGCCGACGCCGCGGCCTTCACGGATTTCGAGCGTCATGGCGCGGCTCACCATGTCGCGCGGCGCGAGATCCTTCACGGTCGGCGCGTAGCGCTCCATGAAGCGCTCGCCGTTTGAATTGGTGAGATAGCCGCCCTCGCCGCGCGCGCCTTCGGTGATGAGGCAGCCAGCGGGGAAAATGCCCGTCGGGTGGAATTGCACGAATTCCATGTCCTGCAGCGGCAGACCGGCGCGCAGCACCATGGCGTTGCCGTCGCCGGTGCAGGTGTGCGCGGAGGTGCAGGAGAGATAGGCGCGGCCGTAGCCGCCGGTGGCGAGCACGACAGTTTGCGCGCGGAAGCGATGCAACGTGCCGTCGTCAAGCTTCCAGGCGGTGACACCGCGGCAGGCGCCGCTCTCATCCATGATGAGGTCGAGCGCGAAATACTCGATGAAGAAATCGACGTCGTGGCGCAGCGACTGGCCGTACAACGTGTGCAGCATGGCGTGGCCGGTGCGGTCGGCGGCGGCGCAGGTGCGCTGCACGGGCGCTTCACCGAAGTTACGCGTCATGCCGCCGAAGGCGCGCTGATAGATTTTGCCTTCCTCAGTGCGCGAGAACGGCACGCCCCAATGCTCAAGCTCATAGACCGCGGCTGGCGCGTTACGTGTGAGATATTCGATCGCGTCTTGGTCGCCCAGCCAGTCCGAGCCTTTCACGGTGTCGAACATGTGCCATTGCCACTTATCTTCGCCCATGTTGCCGAGCGAGGCGGAGATGCCGCCTTGCGCCGCGACCGTGTGCGAGCGGGTGGGAAACACTTTGCTGATGCAGGCGGTTTTCAAGCCGGCTTGCGCGCTGCCGAGCGCGGCGCGAAGCCCCGAACCGCCGGCGCCGACAACGACGACGTCAAACGTGTGATCGACCCAAGTATAAGCAGCGGCCAAGGGATCAGGCTCCGAAATTGACGAGCAACACAGCGAACAAGGCGCCGGCGGCGATGACGAGCGGCACGAGGGCGTTCAGCAACAACAGCACGACCTTGGTGAATGGCCGGGCGATGTAATCGTTGATCACTTCGCCCATGCCGATACGCATGTGATAGAGCGCGACCATGACGAGCAGGATCACGCCCACAGCGTTTACGGGCGAGACGAGGAAATCGATCGCCGCCAAATAGGTGGGCCCGTCCATCGTCAGCGCCGCACTCAGCACGAACCATGTGGCGAGGATTAGCAGCGCGATCGCGGAAACGCGCTGGCCAACGAAATGCCCGGTGCCTTCAGCGGCGGCGCCGTGATTGCGGACGCGGCCAAGTGGGGTGCTCTTCCCTTTGCTCATAGCTCAGCCTCCAAACGTCACGAGCGCCCACAGCCCGATCGGCGCGGCGACAGCAAAGAGGATGGCGAACCAAGCGGTGGTTTCCGCATCGGCGGGCTTCAGACCATTGCCGGTGTCGAACACCAGGTGACGGATGCCGTTGGCGAGGTGGTAGGCGAACGCCGCCACGATCAGATAGAGCCCGATCTGGCCAATCGGCCCGGCCAGGAACGCGCCGACCGGCTCATACGCTTCAGGGCCAGCGGCGACGGCCATCAGCCAGAAGCAAAACAGGATCATGCCGCCATAGAGACCCACGCCCGTCACGCGATGGAGGATCGACGTCGCCATCGTGACGTGCCAACGCCAGATGCTGACGTGTGGCGATAATGGTCTTTCGGGGCGGGTCGCGCCGGCCATGTGCGCCCTCTCTTGTGCTTGATATGGTACGTGGAATCTGCGCGCGGAGATTAGGGTCCGGAACCCCCAAGTCAATCAAGCGGCTTGCGCCAAATCGCCCCCCGGCTAGACAAATCCCAGCGGAGGACGGCGGATGCGAAACATCTTGGTGGCGAGTCTGGTTTTGGCGGTGTCAGCCGGGCTGGCGGGCTCTTCGCTAGCGCAGACGCGCGGCAATACGCGCGTCGCTGCGGCGATGGCCGCCTATGAGCGGATCGACCGCCAATCTGATCCGGTGACCTCCGCCTCCGAGGGCGATCGCGCGGCGTTGCGCCTTTTGCCGAACGTGTCACCCGAGGCCGACGCTACGGAACTGGCCGAACTTCAGACCCTGCTGACGCAAGTGGAGCGCATTGATGCGCGCCGGCTGCGCGGCGAAGATTCGCTGAACCATGCGCTGCTGTTGCGGACCATCCGCAACCGGATCGAGCGCATCGGCTTCGACACCGGCCGCATGCCGATCAGCAATGGCGAGGGCTTCTTCTCCTTCGCCGATTACCTCGCCTACACCACGCCGATCCAATCGGCGGACGATGCGGAAGCGTGGCTGGCGCGCCTGGAGGCGCTGCCGAATTTCTATCGCCAGAACATCGCCAATGCGCGGCGCGGCATCGCCACCGGCTTCACGCAGCCGCGCATCGTCGTCGATCGCGCGATCGCCACGGCGCGTGCGCAAAGCGCCACGATGGCGAACACGCTCGCCACCCCGCTCGCGCAAATGCCGGCGACGATCCCGACCGTCGAGCAAGAGCGCTACCGGGCGCGCGCGCGTGAGATCGTTGAGCAACAGGTCCTGCCCGTGCATCGCGCTTTGGTGGCGTTCCTCGAGACCGAATATCTGCCCGCGGCGCGCCAAAGCATTGGCATTTCGAGCGTGCCCGGCGGGCGCGAATATTACCAATACCTCGTGCGCGCCTACACCACGACGCAGATGACGCCGGAGGAAATCCACGCGCTCGGCTTGTCGGAAGTCGCACGCATTCGCGCGGCGATGGAGCGTGAGATCGCGGCCAGCGGCTTTCGCGGCGATTTCGCTGCGTTCCAACATTTCCTGCGCACCGATCCGCAATTCTATGCGACGTCGCCGGAAGATTTGATCGAGAAAGCGTCGGAGATCGCCAAGCGCGCCGACGGGCAATTGCCGCGCCTGTTCGGCACGCTGCCGCGCTTGCCGTACGACATTCGCGTCATTCCGTTGGAATCGGCGGAAGGCCAAACCACCGCGTATTACACGCAAGGTAGTCCGCGCCTCGGCATGGCCGGCGCGTATTGGGTGAACACGACGCGGCTCGATCAACGCCCGCTCTATGAATTGCCGGCGCTAACGATCCACGAAGCCGTGCCCGGTCACCATCTGCAGATCGCGCTGGCGCAGGAGCAAGGCGAGCTTCCCTATTTCCGGCGCAACACATTCTACACGGCGTTCGTCGAAGGCTGGGGCCTCTATTCGGAATCGCTCGGCGAAGAGATGGGCATGTACCGCACGCCGTACGAGCGCTTCGGACGCCTGAGCTACGAAATGTGGCGCGCATGCCGCCTGGTGGCGGATACGGGCATCCACTGGATGGGCTGGGACATCGAACAAGCGCGCCGCTGCTTTGCGGAAAATTCCGCACTGGCGCCGCACAACATCCAGACGGAGCTCGAACGCTACATCGCAACGCCCGGCCAAGCGCTCGCGTACAAGATTGGCGAGCTGCGTTTGCAGGGGCTGCGGCGCGATGCGACGGCTGCGTTGGGCGAACGCTTCGACGTGCGCGCGTTCCACGATACCGTGCTCGGCGCCGGCGCGCTGCCGCTCGATGTGCTGGAGACGCGGGTTCGTGATTGGGTCGCTACACAGCAAGCCGCCGCGAACTAGCGCTTCGGGATGGCCGCCCAATAATCGAAATCGAGCACGACGTTGGGATCGTATTCGCCGGCGTCGTTCTTGAACGGGAAATCCGTGGCGGGTTTGTTTTTCACGGCGACCAGGCGCAGGCGCAACGCGCCGATCTCGCCGAGGTCTTCCTTGGCCAACACTTCCGACCACGCATAGAGCGTGTCGCCGGCGAAGAGCGGATTGACGTGACGTCCGCCATTGATGGCGATCATCAGCTGCGCGTTGGCGAGGCCGTTGAAGGCCAGCGCACGCGCGATCGAGATGGTGACACCGCCATAGATGAGGCGCTTGCCGAAGCGTGACTCTTTCTGCGCCAGCGCATCGAAATGCACTTTCGCGGTGTTCTGATAGAGCCGCGTGGCGAGCTGATGCTCGGCCTCCTCGACTGTCATGCCGTCGACGTGATCGATCTTTTCGCCGATCTCGTAATCTTGAAACGCATGCGGCGAGCCGGCGAGCGCGAAATCGTAGCCGCTGAAATCGATCCCTTGCGGAAGCACGAGATCGGGCGTCGGCACCGATGACGCCGGCGTCTTCGGCGGCGCGTCGATCACTTCGGCGCTCGCGTCGCGCTTATTGACCATCACCCAGCGCACATAAGAGAGCACCGGGATTTCGTCTTGGTTGAAGCCGGTCGTGCGCACGGTGACGACGCCGGTTTTGCCGTTCGAATTTTGCTTCACGCCGAGCACTTCGGAGACAGCGTTCAGCGTGTCGCCGGCAAAGACGGGCGCTAAGAAGCGGCCTTCGGCGTAACCCAGATTGGCGACGGCGTTGAGCGAGATGTCCGGCACGGTCTTGCCGAACACGGTGTGAAACACGAGCAGCGGATCGACCGGCGCGCCGGGAAGCCCACAATTCTGCGCGAAACTGTCGGCGCTGAAGAGCGCGTAGCGCGAGCCGGTCAGCGCGATGTTGAGCGCGACGTCGCCCTCAGTGATCGTCTTCGGCGTCGCGTGCGCGATGATCTGGCCTTGGCGAAAATCTTCAAGGAAATTGCCGGGATTGGATTTGGTGGTCATGCGTTCAATCTTTCGATCGCGGCCGCCATTTCGACGAGACGCGTCGCTTCTTCCAGGTGTAGCAGCTCCGTCATCTTGCCATCGACCTTAATCACGCCCTTCCCGGCGTTCTCAGGCAGCGCGAAGGCGGCGATGATGGCGCGGGCGCGGATGAGTTCGTCTTCGTGCGGGGCGAAGATCAGGTTAGCGGTTTCGATTTGGCTGGGGTGGATCAAAGTCTTGCCGTCATAGCCAAATTCAAGACCTTGGCGGCACTCGGCGACAAGGCCTTCGCGGTCGGCGATGTCGTTGAAGACGCCGTCGATGGCTGTGATGCCTTCGGCGCGCGCGGCGAGCACGGCGAGCGAGAGCGGCGCGTAAAACGCAGCGCGACCGTTGACGGCGCGGGCGCGGGTTTCCTTGGCGAGATCGTTGAGGCCGAGTACGAAGGCGGAGAGCCGCGTTGAACGCGCGGTCGCGGCGATCTCGGCGATGTTGAAGAACGCGCGCGGCGTCTCGATCATCACCCAGAGCGTCGTAGTGTCGGGAAAACCGGCGGCGGTCATCGCGGCGTCGAGCGCGCGCACCTCGTCGGCGCTGCTGACCTTCGGCGCGAGCAGGCCATCCGGCCTCGCGGCGCCTGCGGCGACGATATCGTCCTTGCCCCAAGGCGTCGACAGCGCGTTGGCGCGAACGATAATCTCGCGCTTGCCATAGCCGCCGCCTTTGACGGCGTTAACGACTTGCGCACGCGCGTCTTCTTTCGCTTCGGGCGCGACGGAATCTTCGAGATCGAGTAGAAGCACATCGGCGGGCAGCGTTTTCGCCTTCTCCAAGGCTTTCGCATTTGCGCCGGGCATATAAAGACAGGAACGG
This is a stretch of genomic DNA from Vitreimonas flagellata. It encodes these proteins:
- a CDS encoding ABC transporter ATP-binding protein gives rise to the protein MSEIVIDVRGLTKSFGGRKVVDAFDLKVPRGAIYGFLGPNGSGKTTTIRMVCGLLKPESGEGEVLGFNVLSESLKIKERVGYMTQKFSLYEDLSIRENLEFIARLYGLDQRAERVDQALEDLGLAERQAQLAGKLSGGWKQRLALAACMIHEPELLLLDEPTAGVDPKARRDFWDAIRRYSAQGVTTLVSTHYMDEAVQCDSIAYIAYGKKLLDAPTAAIPKQIGLYGWRIAGRPLLEAQQMLEASEGVDIVARFGAEIHACGKDAAALERAVRAVKQTQPHVEIARIEAGFEEIFIYLMSGALDNFQ
- a CDS encoding ABC transporter permease — encoded protein: MKAPTLPNLLDLSWARVFAVFLKELVQMRRDRPTFAIMIMMPIMQLVLFGYAINTDPRHLPAVVEMREDGPMTRAFLASLSASTFVDIVAIARTSEEGEAMLRSGEANFLISIPEGFERRLVRGERPQILIAADASDPVAAGGALGAIERVAQQAFAPEFEGALSYLAQGPPPYEIVVHRRYNPAGVTAFNIVPALLGVILTMTMVMITSIALTRETERGTMENLLATPVRPLEVMIGKTTPYVGVGAIQVAIVLIVATLLFKIPFTGSFLAFLIAVTLFILANLMLGYLISTVARTQMQAMQMTFFIFLPSILLSGFMFPFAAMPVWARAIGEALPITHFLRIVREVVLKEAGLADIWSDLWPLAVILLVLGSLALMRFRRTLD
- a CDS encoding VOC family protein codes for the protein MASVGYVCLGANDFDRATAFYDALLGEMGGKRPMPTPHGLMYRLASGAMIMITRPYNGQPATHGNGAMLAIAVDSKEDVARIHGKALELGGTCEGEPGPRGAFGEFAYFRDLDGNKLAVFHTGR
- a CDS encoding PilZ domain-containing protein, which gives rise to MFKKPPPPPVDLNARIRGAVSRPAQPSTPAPPPPSRRKERAERDKVFRQATLVFSDGHRFTVVVKDVSATGARVEFFQHITLPPEVQFLEATMRLRKRARVVWQQDGGAGLEFLD
- a CDS encoding YybH family protein, yielding MPNSILSLSRLFAFVAAVFLPLAGCARQARTDEALIAQLAARAEAGNEAFINGDMHRWLEIVGPIAPDFTLMQPLGGVSRGFDPSDAHLDQLARTFTHGVATFELVESYASRDMAVLVFIERQRAIVAGLPEQDWSLRVTQIYRRSGAEWELVHRHADPIVQNIGMQATAALAITG
- a CDS encoding LysR family transcriptional regulator, which encodes MLNDTDLSRADLNLLVLFETVMRERHVGRAAERLNLSASAVSHGLGRLRVLLNDPLFIKNPRGVTPSDRALELEPAIADILARVRGVVQTAAPFDPHTSTRSFTIAAPDGVSAVFLPALMAKLGRIAPRVDVRVRQLLPRQGETAPELAWRDAFAELDTRAMDFAVAPLDAAPPRFSIAPLFSEDFVIAARAGHAWLAKPTLTGFRDAQHLVVSSTGDPKGFVDAMLEDRGMVRRVALTAPNFMLALALLAETNLIAAVPRRFFELHGKRFKLASAKPPLPLPRFTLNMIAPKPALQDAGLAWLMEMLKDAAG
- the sdhA gene encoding succinate dehydrogenase flavoprotein subunit, which translates into the protein MAAAYTWVDHTFDVVVVGAGGSGLRAALGSAQAGLKTACISKVFPTRSHTVAAQGGISASLGNMGEDKWQWHMFDTVKGSDWLGDQDAIEYLTRNAPAAVYELEHWGVPFSRTEEGKIYQRAFGGMTRNFGEAPVQRTCAAADRTGHAMLHTLYGQSLRHDVDFFIEYFALDLIMDESGACRGVTAWKLDDGTLHRFRAQTVVLATGGYGRAYLSCTSAHTCTGDGNAMVLRAGLPLQDMEFVQFHPTGIFPAGCLITEGARGEGGYLTNSNGERFMERYAPTVKDLAPRDMVSRAMTLEIREGRGVGPNKDHIFLHLDHLDPKLLHERLPGISESAKVFAGVDVTRAPIPVLPTVHYNMGGIPTNYHGEVLTKVGGDPDSVVPGLMAVGEAACVSVHGANRLGSNSLIDLVVFGRAVGLRCGEKLQANATQPELPKGQSDKHLARFDKFRNAKGGTPTAKLREKMQRTMQDTCAVYRTGPVLAEGVQRMAAIWKEAPDIAVTDRSMIWNTDLVETLEFDNLIGQAIVTVNGAANRTESRGAHAREDFPERDDNDWMKHTLAWLDLDTGATRIDFRPVHSNTMTNEIESIPPKKRVY
- the sdhD gene encoding succinate dehydrogenase, hydrophobic membrane anchor protein, with translation MSKGKSTPLGRVRNHGAAAEGTGHFVGQRVSAIALLILATWFVLSAALTMDGPTYLAAIDFLVSPVNAVGVILLVMVALYHMRIGMGEVINDYIARPFTKVVLLLLNALVPLVIAAGALFAVLLVNFGA
- the sdhC gene encoding succinate dehydrogenase, cytochrome b556 subunit; the encoded protein is MAGATRPERPLSPHVSIWRWHVTMATSILHRVTGVGLYGGMILFCFWLMAVAAGPEAYEPVGAFLAGPIGQIGLYLIVAAFAYHLANGIRHLVFDTGNGLKPADAETTAWFAILFAVAAPIGLWALVTFGG
- a CDS encoding DUF885 domain-containing protein yields the protein MRNILVASLVLAVSAGLAGSSLAQTRGNTRVAAAMAAYERIDRQSDPVTSASEGDRAALRLLPNVSPEADATELAELQTLLTQVERIDARRLRGEDSLNHALLLRTIRNRIERIGFDTGRMPISNGEGFFSFADYLAYTTPIQSADDAEAWLARLEALPNFYRQNIANARRGIATGFTQPRIVVDRAIATARAQSATMANTLATPLAQMPATIPTVEQERYRARAREIVEQQVLPVHRALVAFLETEYLPAARQSIGISSVPGGREYYQYLVRAYTTTQMTPEEIHALGLSEVARIRAAMEREIAASGFRGDFAAFQHFLRTDPQFYATSPEDLIEKASEIAKRADGQLPRLFGTLPRLPYDIRVIPLESAEGQTTAYYTQGSPRLGMAGAYWVNTTRLDQRPLYELPALTIHEAVPGHHLQIALAQEQGELPYFRRNTFYTAFVEGWGLYSESLGEEMGMYRTPYERFGRLSYEMWRACRLVADTGIHWMGWDIEQARRCFAENSALAPHNIQTELERYIATPGQALAYKIGELRLQGLRRDATAALGERFDVRAFHDTVLGAGALPLDVLETRVRDWVATQQAAAN
- a CDS encoding MaoC family dehydratase, with translation MTTKSNPGNFLEDFRQGQIIAHATPKTITEGDVALNIALTGSRYALFSADSFAQNCGLPGAPVDPLLVFHTVFGKTVPDISLNAVANLGYAEGRFLAPVFAGDTLNAVSEVLGVKQNSNGKTGVVTVRTTGFNQDEIPVLSYVRWVMVNKRDASAEVIDAPPKTPASSVPTPDLVLPQGIDFSGYDFALAGSPHAFQDYEIGEKIDHVDGMTVEEAEHQLATRLYQNTAKVHFDALAQKESRFGKRLIYGGVTISIARALAFNGLANAQLMIAINGGRHVNPLFAGDTLYAWSEVLAKEDLGEIGALRLRLVAVKNKPATDFPFKNDAGEYDPNVVLDFDYWAAIPKR
- a CDS encoding HpcH/HpaI aldolase/citrate lyase family protein translates to MSARPRRSCLYMPGANAKALEKAKTLPADVLLLDLEDSVAPEAKEDARAQVVNAVKGGGYGKREIIVRANALSTPWGKDDIVAAGAARPDGLLAPKVSSADEVRALDAAMTAAGFPDTTTLWVMIETPRAFFNIAEIAATARSTRLSAFVLGLNDLAKETRARAVNGRAAFYAPLSLAVLAARAEGITAIDGVFNDIADREGLVAECRQGLEFGYDGKTLIHPSQIETANLIFAPHEDELIRARAIIAAFALPENAGKGVIKVDGKMTELLHLEEATRLVEMAAAIERLNA